The following coding sequences lie in one Lolium perenne isolate Kyuss_39 chromosome 2, Kyuss_2.0, whole genome shotgun sequence genomic window:
- the LOC127337199 gene encoding two-component response regulator ORR3, translated as MAATAPTPAPAAMTLPAMAAQKVSSPKAGSDRKVVPVMVPDEAVHVPEMHVLAVDDSVVDRAVIAKILRSSKYRVTTVDSATRALELLGLGLITDVNMIITDYWMPGMTGYELLKRLKESSDLREIPVVIMSSENVPTRISRCLEEGAEDFLLKPVRPSDVSRLCSRMIR; from the exons ATGGCTGCGACGGCACCCACCCCGGCTCCGGCGGCCATGACCCTGCCCGCCATGGCGGCCCAGAAGGTGTCCTCCCCCAAGGCCGGCAGCGACCGGAAGGTCGTCCCGGTCATGGTCCCCGACGAGGCCGTCCATGTCCCGGAGATGCACGTGCTGGCCGTCGACGACAGCGTCGTCGACCGCGCCGTCATCGCCAAGATCCTCCGCAGCTCAAAGTACAGAG TGACCACGGTGGACTCGGCGACGCGCGCGCTGGAGCTCCTAGGCCTGGGCCTCATCACGGACGTCAACATGATCATCACCGACTACTGGATGCCCGGGATGACCGGCTACGAGCTGCTCAAGCGCCTCAAGGAGTCCTCGGACCTCCGGGAGATCCCCGTCGTCATCATGTCCTCCGAGAACGTGCCCACCCGCATCTCCCGCTGCCTCGAGGAGGGCGCCGAGGACTTCCTGCTCAAGCCCGTCCGGCCGTCCGACGTATCCCGACTCTGCAGCCGCATGATCAGATGA